A single region of the Bartonella harrusi genome encodes:
- a CDS encoding monovalent cation/H+ antiporter subunit D, producing the protein MQSCVQHLLILPIILPLSIGAILLFYDERHAKLKAFISLFSAGLLAVVAVLLVMRALEFAPLSDVYHLGNWPSPFGIVLVLDRLSAMMLLLSSLLMTSALVFAQAYWYKAGPHFHSLMQFFMVGINGAFLTGDLFNLFVFFEVMLTASYGLALHGSGQLRVRAGLHYVVVNLVASLFFLLGTALIYGVVGTLNMADLAVKMRSIASSNIVLFEIGAALLGIAFLLKAGMWPLNFWLMPTYSAAAAPVGAAFALLSKVGIYIILRLTLLWFGPESGYFSNFGHAILFYGGLATMTFGFIGILASQVLVRLAAYSVLVSSGTLLMAIAIGNTALIAGVLFYIVSSTLALGAFFLLVELVERCQDVAANVLTVTMEVYGDDEEEEEDEIGTYLPVTLAILGACFGICALLIIGLPPFSGFVAKFMMFTAILNHTKEGLSASLPVYYDWLFVIFVTLSGFAALIALTRAGIRTFWVSLEGRIPRVQVIEFAPIAVLLALCFVITIVAGPVGHYMSETAKTLYHPQNYIGSVLDDFSLEKREINR; encoded by the coding sequence ATGCAATCCTGCGTGCAGCATCTTCTGATTTTGCCTATTATTTTACCGTTAAGTATCGGCGCAATTCTGCTTTTTTATGATGAACGCCATGCAAAACTTAAAGCATTCATAAGTCTTTTTTCTGCCGGATTGTTGGCTGTTGTTGCTGTTTTATTGGTTATGCGCGCTCTTGAATTTGCGCCTCTTTCGGATGTTTATCACCTTGGCAATTGGCCTTCTCCTTTCGGAATTGTTTTGGTCCTTGATCGTTTAAGCGCTATGATGCTTTTACTTTCTAGTTTGTTGATGACTAGCGCATTGGTTTTTGCACAGGCTTATTGGTACAAAGCTGGTCCTCATTTTCATTCACTCATGCAATTTTTCATGGTTGGAATAAATGGTGCTTTTTTGACAGGTGATTTGTTCAATTTATTTGTGTTTTTTGAAGTGATGTTAACAGCTTCTTATGGTCTTGCATTGCACGGTTCTGGTCAGTTACGTGTGCGTGCGGGGTTGCATTATGTCGTTGTTAACCTTGTGGCTTCGCTGTTTTTTTTACTTGGTACGGCACTCATTTATGGAGTTGTTGGCACCCTTAATATGGCCGATTTGGCTGTAAAGATGAGATCTATAGCGTCTAGTAATATTGTTTTATTTGAAATAGGCGCAGCACTTTTGGGAATCGCCTTTTTACTCAAAGCGGGTATGTGGCCTCTTAATTTTTGGTTGATGCCCACTTACAGTGCAGCAGCAGCGCCCGTTGGGGCTGCTTTCGCACTTTTGAGTAAGGTGGGTATTTATATTATTTTACGTTTAACACTGCTATGGTTTGGTCCTGAAAGTGGCTATTTTAGCAATTTTGGTCATGCGATTTTGTTTTATGGTGGACTCGCTACTATGACTTTTGGTTTTATTGGGATATTAGCGAGCCAAGTTTTGGTGCGTTTGGCGGCTTATAGTGTTCTTGTCTCTTCTGGGACATTATTGATGGCAATCGCAATTGGTAATACCGCACTAATAGCAGGTGTATTGTTTTATATTGTTTCTTCAACTTTAGCTCTTGGTGCTTTTTTTCTTCTCGTAGAGCTTGTTGAACGTTGTCAAGACGTAGCAGCCAATGTTCTCACTGTCACAATGGAAGTATATGGAGATGATGAAGAGGAGGAGGAAGATGAGATTGGTACCTATTTGCCGGTAACTTTAGCAATTCTTGGTGCTTGTTTTGGTATTTGTGCTCTTTTAATTATTGGCCTACCACCTTTTTCAGGTTTTGTTGCTAAATTTATGATGTTCACGGCCATATTAAACCACACTAAGGAGGGGTTGTCTGCTTCTTTACCGGTTTATTATGATTGGCTGTTTGTAATTTTTGTTACCCTTTCTGGTTTTGCGGCTCTGATTGCTCTAACAAGAGCGGGAATTCGGACTTTTTGGGTTTCTCTTGAAGGAAGAATTCCACGTGTGCAGGTGATTGAGTTTGCGCCTATTGCTGTTCTCCTTGCTTTGTGTTTTGTTATAACAATTGTTGCTGGACCTGTTGGTCATTATATGTCTGAAACAGCTAAAACTTTATATCATCCTCAAAATTATATTGGCAGTGTTTTAGATGATTTTTCTCTTGAAAAGAGGGAGATCAATCGGTGA
- a CDS encoding monovalent cation/H+ antiporter subunit A — MTAREAMLILLVLLPFCGSAVIGFFRSTAKNNEAWFAGAIALFCLLFTVMLYPTVRGNHVVRLDIFWLPEWGVNLILRMDGLAWLFCLLITGIGLLVVVYARYYMDPADSVPRFFSFFLAFMGSMTGIVLSGNLVFLVVFWELTSVFSFLLIGYWYHNASAREGARMALTITGFGGFALFIGILLIGHIVGSFDLDKVLQSGDIIRSNPLYNVVLICILLGGLTKSAQFPFHFWLPNAMAAPTPVSSYLHSATMVKAGLFLLVRLWPVLSGTESWFWLVGFSGLSTLLLGAYFSMFQQDLKGLLAYSTISHLGLITTLLSLGSPLACVAAIFHMANHATFKASLFMAAGIIDHETGTRDMRKLTGLYRSMPITATLALVASAAMAGVPLLNGFLSKEMFFAEAVEMHMDSWLDWIAPYVATLASLFSVTYSIRFIHGVFLGPKPVNLPKAPHEPPHFMRLPMELLVFICLAVGIFPNLTIGPILDNAVISVLGPMTVPYSLAVWHGVNTPLMMSLVALFGGGLLYALGHRYFLSCDDGPPFFRHLNGPRIFERALVIVSWKWARTLEAVLSTRRLQIQLHWIFAVCFVFVGLLLWYDGLISAGSLPLFPLDIPFLALCLVGGLCALLVAWQAKFHRLASLMLLGGAGLMTCATFLWLSAPDLAITQLVVEVVTTVLLLLGLRWLPKRLYNPAPTSVRFFVRLRRMRDFLIALVGGVGVAWLSFAMMTRPQGSTVSDFFLKNAYSGAGGRNVVNVLLVDFRGFDTMGEIVVLSVVSLTVFALLRRFRPAPESIDAPFQQRIQKVFDMKQPDRNVGDTVLNYLTVPAVIMGWLFSVIIAFSIYLFMRGHDLPGGGFVGGVTLAIGFILQYLARDIRWVETHLRVLPLRWMGFGLLLSITTSVGAWFFGYPFLTSFFQYKYFPLIGKIPLASAFLFDFGVFSVVLGATVLILIALAHQSIRSYRIGKKPLLKEKEN, encoded by the coding sequence ATGACAGCACGGGAAGCAATGTTGATATTGCTCGTTTTGCTTCCTTTTTGTGGAAGTGCTGTTATTGGTTTTTTTCGTTCAACAGCAAAAAATAATGAAGCGTGGTTTGCCGGTGCCATTGCGCTTTTCTGTCTTCTTTTTACAGTAATGCTTTATCCAACGGTTCGTGGAAACCATGTGGTACGTTTAGATATTTTTTGGCTTCCAGAATGGGGTGTTAATTTGATTCTCCGTATGGATGGTCTGGCTTGGCTTTTTTGCTTGCTCATCACGGGAATTGGATTGCTTGTTGTTGTCTATGCGCGTTATTATATGGATCCAGCGGATTCTGTACCGCGATTTTTTTCTTTTTTTCTAGCGTTTATGGGGTCAATGACAGGAATAGTCTTGTCAGGAAATCTGGTTTTTTTGGTTGTTTTCTGGGAACTCACAAGTGTCTTTTCTTTTTTGTTGATCGGTTATTGGTACCATAATGCAAGTGCGCGTGAAGGAGCGCGTATGGCTTTAACAATCACAGGTTTTGGTGGTTTTGCTCTTTTTATTGGGATTTTATTGATTGGACACATCGTTGGCAGTTTTGATTTGGATAAGGTGTTACAGTCTGGTGATATAATCCGGTCAAATCCTCTTTATAACGTTGTTCTTATTTGTATTTTGTTGGGAGGCTTAACAAAAAGTGCACAGTTTCCGTTTCATTTTTGGTTGCCTAATGCAATGGCCGCTCCCACACCCGTATCCTCTTATCTCCATTCAGCAACAATGGTGAAAGCAGGATTGTTTTTGCTGGTTCGTTTATGGCCTGTGCTTTCTGGGACAGAATCTTGGTTTTGGTTGGTTGGTTTTTCCGGTCTCTCGACATTGTTACTTGGTGCCTATTTTTCCATGTTTCAGCAAGATCTAAAAGGATTACTTGCTTATTCAACCATTAGTCATCTTGGATTGATTACTACCCTTTTAAGTCTTGGTAGTCCCCTTGCGTGTGTTGCAGCAATTTTTCATATGGCCAATCATGCTACTTTTAAAGCATCTTTATTTATGGCTGCTGGCATTATTGATCACGAGACGGGAACACGGGATATGCGTAAGCTGACAGGTCTTTATCGTTCTATGCCTATTACAGCAACTCTTGCTTTAGTTGCAAGTGCTGCAATGGCTGGAGTTCCTTTATTGAATGGTTTTTTATCGAAGGAAATGTTTTTTGCTGAAGCAGTTGAAATGCATATGGATTCATGGCTTGATTGGATTGCACCTTATGTGGCAACGCTAGCAAGTCTGTTTAGTGTCACTTATTCTATACGCTTTATTCATGGTGTCTTTTTAGGACCAAAGCCTGTCAATTTACCTAAAGCGCCTCATGAACCACCGCATTTTATGCGTTTGCCAATGGAACTTTTGGTGTTTATTTGTTTGGCGGTTGGTATTTTTCCTAATTTAACAATAGGACCTATTTTGGATAACGCTGTTATATCTGTTTTAGGACCAATGACAGTTCCTTATAGTTTAGCTGTTTGGCATGGGGTTAATACTCCATTAATGATGAGTTTGGTGGCTTTATTCGGGGGTGGATTGCTCTATGCTCTTGGGCACCGTTATTTTTTATCCTGTGATGATGGACCTCCTTTTTTTCGTCATTTGAATGGACCACGTATTTTTGAACGTGCTCTTGTGATTGTTTCTTGGAAATGGGCACGGACGCTGGAAGCTGTTTTGTCAACACGTCGTTTGCAAATACAGTTGCACTGGATTTTTGCTGTGTGTTTTGTATTTGTTGGTTTGCTCCTTTGGTACGATGGTTTAATTTCAGCGGGTTCGTTACCACTTTTTCCCCTTGATATTCCATTTCTTGCTCTTTGTCTGGTCGGTGGATTGTGTGCGCTTTTGGTGGCTTGGCAAGCAAAATTTCATCGTCTTGCTTCACTGATGTTGTTGGGGGGAGCTGGATTGATGACTTGCGCAACCTTTTTGTGGCTTTCTGCACCCGATTTGGCAATAACACAATTGGTTGTTGAAGTGGTGACAACCGTTCTATTATTGCTTGGTTTGCGGTGGTTGCCTAAACGTTTGTATAATCCTGCTCCAACCTCTGTCCGTTTTTTTGTGCGTTTGCGTCGTATGCGTGATTTTCTTATAGCTCTTGTCGGAGGGGTTGGTGTCGCGTGGCTTTCTTTTGCAATGATGACACGCCCTCAAGGGTCCACAGTTTCTGATTTTTTTCTAAAAAATGCGTATAGCGGTGCTGGTGGTCGCAATGTGGTCAATGTATTGTTGGTTGATTTCCGTGGTTTTGATACTATGGGAGAAATTGTCGTTTTGAGTGTTGTTTCACTTACTGTTTTTGCTCTTTTACGACGGTTCCGTCCTGCTCCTGAAAGCATTGATGCGCCGTTTCAACAACGTATTCAGAAAGTTTTTGATATGAAACAGCCTGATCGAAATGTGGGGGATACTGTCTTGAATTATTTAACGGTTCCTGCTGTCATTATGGGGTGGCTCTTTTCAGTTATTATTGCTTTTTCAATTTATTTATTTATGCGAGGGCATGATCTTCCAGGAGGTGGATTTGTTGGTGGTGTGACGTTAGCGATAGGCTTTATTTTACAATATCTGGCCCGTGATATTCGTTGGGTGGAAACCCATTTGAGGGTTTTACCTTTGCGCTGGATGGGGTTCGGTTTGTTATTGTCGATTACAACGAGTGTCGGGGCTTGGTTCTTTGGCTATCCTTTTTTAACCTCTTTTTTTCAATATAAGTATTTCCCGTTGATTGGAAAAATTCCTTTGGCATCTGCTTTTTTGTTTGATTTTGGCGTGTTTTCTGTTGTGTTGGGAGCAACTGTTCTCATTTTAATTGCACTTGCACACCAGTCTATTCGTAGTTACCGAATCGGTAAAAAACCACTTTTGAAAGAGAAGGAGAATTAA
- a CDS encoding carboxynorspermidine decarboxylase: MIRTPYYLIDKSKLIKNMEIIARLREMSGAKILLALKCFATWSVFDLMSKFMDGTTSSSLYELRLGRKKFGKETHAYSVAWADHEIDEACGYADKIIFNSIQQLQHFSDATKTIQRGLRLNPGISASSFDLANPSRPFSRLGETNKSAIKEVLPLINGLMIHNNCENADFNLFNQMLNHMEEEFSELFAAVNWISLGGGIHFTAPNYPLETFAKRLKHFSKTYGVTIFLEPGEAAITKSTTLEVSVLDTLYNEKKLAIVDSSIEAHMLDLLIYRENAKLEPNQGPYEIMVCGKSCLAGDIFGTFHFPKPLKIGDRLSFQDTAGYTMVKKNWFNGVAMPAIVIKELDGTLTLQRQFSYNDYQESLS, from the coding sequence ATGATAAGAACTCCCTATTATCTGATAGATAAATCTAAACTTATAAAAAATATGGAAATTATCGCTCGTTTACGTGAAATGTCTGGAGCAAAAATTCTCCTTGCTTTGAAATGTTTTGCGACATGGAGTGTTTTTGATTTAATGTCTAAGTTCATGGATGGAACCACATCATCATCCCTTTATGAACTGCGTTTGGGAAGAAAAAAATTCGGCAAAGAAACCCATGCATATTCGGTTGCATGGGCAGATCATGAAATTGATGAAGCGTGTGGTTACGCAGACAAAATTATTTTTAATTCCATCCAACAACTTCAACATTTTTCTGATGCAACAAAAACGATTCAACGAGGACTAAGATTAAATCCAGGGATCAGTGCATCCAGTTTTGATCTTGCCAACCCCTCCCGTCCTTTTAGTCGCTTAGGAGAAACGAATAAAAGTGCTATAAAAGAAGTTCTCCCTCTCATTAATGGCTTAATGATCCACAACAATTGCGAAAATGCTGATTTTAATCTTTTTAATCAAATGCTAAATCACATGGAAGAAGAATTTTCAGAACTCTTTGCTGCTGTTAACTGGATAAGTCTTGGTGGTGGAATTCATTTTACAGCTCCAAATTATCCTCTAGAAACTTTTGCAAAACGCTTAAAACATTTTTCAAAAACCTATGGTGTCACTATTTTTCTAGAACCAGGAGAAGCCGCCATAACAAAAAGTACCACACTAGAAGTAAGCGTTCTTGATACATTATATAATGAAAAAAAACTTGCTATCGTTGATAGCTCGATTGAAGCGCACATGCTTGATCTTTTAATTTATCGTGAAAATGCTAAATTAGAACCAAATCAAGGACCGTACGAAATCATGGTCTGCGGGAAATCCTGCCTTGCCGGTGATATTTTTGGAACATTTCATTTCCCTAAACCTCTTAAAATAGGGGACAGATTGTCTTTTCAAGATACAGCAGGCTATACAATGGTCAAGAAAAATTGGTTTAATGGCGTTGCAATGCCTGCCATTGTTATCAAAGAATTAGATGGTACACTAACGCTTCAACGCCAATTTAGCTATAATGACTATCAAGAAAGTCTTTCATAA
- the lpdA gene encoding dihydrolipoyl dehydrogenase: MSYDVVVIGAGPGGYVAAIKSAQLGLKTAIIEKRTTLGGTCLNVGCIPSKALLHASEVFAETQHGFETLGISIEKSKLNLDQMMAHKKAVVTANTSGVSFLMKKNKVDTFFGTAKILGAGQVEVVARDGRQQTIATKNIIIATGSESSSIPGVNVEIDEKVIVSSTGALALEKVPARMIVVGAGVIGSELGSVWSRLGAKVTIIEYLNKVLGSMDGEVSRQFQKIMEKQGIEYKTGAKVTTITKSGSMAQVNFEAVKGGAAESLEAEVVLIATGRSPYTEGLGLGEAGIKVDERGFIDIDAHWQTNIPGIYAIGDVIKGPMLAHKAEEEGVAVAEILAGQRGHVNFDVIPSVVYTQPEIASVGKTEEELKADGIDYHVGKFPFMANGRARAMQKSDGFVKILADKKTDRVLGGHILGFGAGEMIHEIAVLMEFGGSSEDLGRCCHAHPTLSEAVREAALATFAKPLHI; encoded by the coding sequence ATGTCTTATGATGTGGTTGTAATTGGAGCGGGACCAGGGGGGTATGTTGCAGCAATAAAGTCCGCACAATTGGGGCTTAAAACGGCAATTATTGAAAAACGTACAACGCTGGGAGGGACTTGTCTTAACGTTGGCTGTATTCCTTCTAAAGCATTGTTACATGCTTCAGAAGTGTTTGCTGAAACGCAGCATGGCTTTGAAACACTTGGTATTTCTATTGAAAAATCTAAGCTTAATCTCGATCAAATGATGGCACATAAAAAGGCGGTTGTTACAGCCAATACCAGTGGTGTCTCTTTTTTGATGAAAAAGAATAAAGTTGATACTTTCTTTGGTACAGCCAAAATTTTAGGCGCAGGTCAAGTTGAAGTGGTTGCTAGGGACGGACGTCAACAAACGATTGCAACAAAAAATATTATTATTGCAACAGGTTCAGAGAGTTCCAGTATTCCGGGTGTCAATGTTGAAATTGATGAAAAGGTTATTGTCTCTTCTACGGGAGCTCTTGCTCTTGAAAAAGTACCAGCGCGTATGATTGTTGTTGGTGCTGGTGTTATTGGTTCAGAGCTTGGTTCTGTTTGGAGTCGCTTAGGTGCTAAAGTAACCATTATTGAATATCTTAACAAAGTTTTAGGCTCAATGGATGGTGAGGTTTCACGACAGTTCCAAAAAATAATGGAAAAACAGGGAATTGAATATAAAACGGGCGCAAAGGTAACCACTATTACGAAATCTGGTTCAATGGCTCAAGTGAATTTTGAAGCGGTCAAAGGTGGTGCTGCTGAATCTTTAGAGGCTGAGGTTGTGCTTATTGCTACTGGACGTTCTCCATATACGGAAGGTCTTGGTTTGGGAGAAGCTGGTATAAAAGTGGATGAACGTGGTTTTATTGATATTGATGCACATTGGCAGACCAATATTCCAGGAATTTATGCAATTGGTGATGTTATTAAGGGGCCCATGCTAGCGCATAAGGCGGAGGAAGAAGGCGTTGCTGTAGCAGAAATTTTGGCAGGTCAAAGGGGGCACGTTAATTTTGATGTCATTCCTAGTGTTGTTTATACACAACCAGAAATTGCTAGTGTGGGAAAGACTGAAGAAGAGCTTAAAGCGGACGGTATTGATTATCATGTGGGTAAATTTCCTTTTATGGCCAATGGTCGTGCACGTGCAATGCAAAAAAGTGATGGGTTTGTTAAAATTCTTGCCGATAAAAAGACAGATCGGGTTTTAGGTGGACATATTCTTGGATTTGGTGCTGGTGAAATGATCCATGAAATTGCAGTTTTAATGGAATTTGGTGGTTCATCAGAAGATTTGGGACGTTGTTGCCATGCGCATCCTACCCTATCAGAAGCCGTGCGAGAAGCTGCTTTAGCAACATTTGCTAAACCACTCCATATTTAA
- the odhB gene encoding 2-oxoglutarate dehydrogenase complex dihydrolipoyllysine-residue succinyltransferase produces MTTEIRVPTLGESVTEATVGKWFKKLGESVAMDEPLVELETDKVTVEVPSPVAGKLSEIIAKEGDTVEVNALLGAVEAGAAGVAKTPSSSETSVPTTPSELDKPSSSSSAMPPAPSAAKLMAENNITKNDVSGSGKRGQILKEDVLGVLAQGIKAPAPAVSISSSASVSSPTSASVSSSSAAFDQERREERVRMTKLRQTIARRLKDAQNIAAMLTTFNEVDMSAVMDLRKRYKDLFEKKHGVKLGFMGFFTKAVCHTLKELPAVNAEIDGTDIIYKNYVNVGIAVGTDKGLVVPVVRDADQMSLAEIEKEIGRLGRLARDGKLAVSDMQGGTFTITNGGVYGSLMSTPILNAPQSGILGMHAIKERAMVVEGQIAIRPMMYLALSYDHRIVDGQEAVTFLVRVKESLEDPERLVLDL; encoded by the coding sequence ATGACTACTGAAATCCGTGTTCCTACCTTGGGCGAATCAGTTACCGAAGCAACCGTTGGAAAATGGTTTAAAAAACTTGGTGAGTCCGTTGCGATGGATGAGCCTTTGGTTGAATTAGAAACCGATAAAGTAACAGTTGAGGTTCCTTCGCCTGTTGCGGGGAAATTATCTGAAATTATTGCAAAGGAAGGTGATACGGTTGAGGTGAATGCACTTTTAGGAGCCGTTGAAGCTGGAGCAGCTGGTGTTGCTAAAACACCATCGTCTTCTGAGACATCTGTGCCAACAACGCCATCTGAATTGGATAAACCTTCTTCTTCGAGCAGTGCAATGCCGCCTGCTCCTTCAGCAGCAAAATTAATGGCTGAAAACAATATTACAAAAAACGATGTTTCAGGTTCTGGAAAACGTGGACAGATTCTTAAAGAAGATGTTCTTGGTGTTTTGGCACAAGGGATAAAGGCACCAGCTCCTGCTGTTTCTATATCCAGTTCTGCCTCTGTGTCCAGTCCTACTTCTGCTTCTGTATCCAGCTCTTCAGCTGCTTTTGATCAAGAAAGACGTGAGGAACGGGTTCGTATGACTAAATTGCGCCAAACAATTGCGCGCCGTCTTAAAGATGCACAAAATATAGCAGCGATGTTAACCACATTTAATGAGGTTGATATGTCGGCGGTGATGGATTTGCGTAAGCGTTATAAGGATCTTTTTGAAAAGAAACATGGGGTTAAGCTTGGTTTTATGGGATTTTTTACCAAGGCTGTTTGTCATACATTGAAAGAACTTCCTGCTGTTAATGCTGAAATTGATGGGACCGATATTATTTATAAAAACTATGTCAATGTTGGAATTGCTGTTGGAACAGATAAAGGGCTTGTTGTTCCTGTGGTTCGTGATGCAGATCAGATGTCGTTAGCGGAGATTGAAAAAGAAATTGGTCGTTTGGGGCGCCTTGCTCGTGATGGAAAATTAGCCGTTTCTGATATGCAAGGGGGAACTTTCACCATTACCAATGGGGGAGTTTATGGATCATTAATGTCAACACCGATTTTGAATGCCCCACAATCTGGTATTTTAGGAATGCATGCGATTAAAGAGCGGGCAATGGTTGTTGAGGGGCAGATTGCTATTCGCCCTATGATGTATTTAGCACTTTCTTACGATCATCGTATTGTAGATGGACAAGAAGCTGTGACTTTCCTTGTGCGTGTTAAGGAAAGTTTAGAAGATCCGGAACGCCTTGTTCTTGACTTGTAA
- a CDS encoding Na+/H+ antiporter subunit C, with protein MEIVLSLSIGILVGSGIWLLLRPRTFQVIVGLSLISYGVNLFMFSMSRPRSNAAPIVDPSMVINPENYVDPLPQALVLTAIVIGFATTALFLVILLVSRGLTGSDHVDGREVP; from the coding sequence ATGGAAATTGTTCTTTCTTTGAGCATCGGTATTCTTGTCGGTTCAGGTATTTGGCTTCTTTTACGCCCACGAACTTTTCAGGTCATTGTTGGTTTGTCTTTGATTTCCTATGGTGTTAATCTTTTTATGTTTTCAATGAGTAGACCGCGTAGTAATGCTGCACCTATCGTTGATCCTTCCATGGTGATTAATCCAGAGAATTATGTCGATCCTCTTCCACAAGCTTTAGTTTTGACAGCAATTGTGATTGGTTTTGCAACGACAGCTTTATTCTTGGTTATTCTGCTGGTTTCACGCGGATTAACAGGTTCAGATCACGTTGATGGGCGTGAGGTACCGTGA
- a CDS encoding saccharopine dehydrogenase family protein — MKKNILIIGAGGVAQVVAHKCAQHNDILGDIHIASRTLKKCEAIIASIKEKNTMKEQGVLQAHMLNAMNVEETVKLIRTTKCEIVINVGSAFLNMSVLSACIETKCAYIDTAIHEDPLKICETPPWYGNYEWPRRQECEKAGITAILGAGFDPGVVNAYAAFARECYFDKITDIDIIDINAGNHGHWFATNFDPEINFREFTGQVWSWQNKKWVSNKMFEVSHEWNLPVVGKQKAYMTGHDEIHSLSKNLDVQNVRFWMGFSEHYINVFTVLKNLGLLSEQPIKTAEGQEVVPLKVVKAVLPDPASLAPNYTGKTCIGDLIKGEKDGKSREVFIYNVADHKQAFNETGAQGISYTAGVPAAVASLLIATGEWDVKTMVNVEELPSRPFLKQLEHMGLSTWIREQQEEIKLQF, encoded by the coding sequence ATGAAGAAAAATATTCTCATTATTGGTGCTGGAGGTGTTGCACAAGTCGTTGCGCATAAATGTGCTCAACACAATGATATTCTTGGTGACATTCATATTGCTTCACGAACACTCAAAAAATGTGAAGCTATCATTGCTTCCATTAAAGAAAAAAACACAATGAAAGAACAAGGGGTTCTTCAAGCCCATATGCTCAACGCAATGAATGTAGAAGAAACTGTAAAACTCATCCGAACAACAAAATGCGAAATTGTCATCAATGTTGGATCGGCCTTTCTTAACATGTCTGTTCTTTCAGCTTGTATTGAAACAAAATGCGCTTATATTGATACTGCAATTCACGAAGATCCTTTGAAAATTTGCGAAACTCCTCCTTGGTATGGCAATTATGAATGGCCTCGACGTCAAGAATGTGAAAAAGCTGGTATAACAGCTATTTTAGGCGCAGGTTTTGACCCAGGTGTTGTCAATGCTTATGCAGCATTCGCACGTGAGTGTTATTTTGATAAAATTACTGATATTGATATTATTGATATTAATGCTGGAAACCATGGACATTGGTTTGCCACGAATTTTGACCCTGAAATCAACTTTCGAGAATTTACAGGCCAAGTATGGTCTTGGCAAAATAAAAAATGGGTTTCCAATAAAATGTTTGAAGTGAGCCATGAATGGAATCTTCCCGTTGTTGGAAAACAAAAAGCCTATATGACAGGTCATGATGAAATTCATTCATTATCCAAAAATCTCGATGTTCAAAATGTTCGCTTCTGGATGGGATTTAGTGAACATTATATCAATGTTTTCACTGTTTTGAAAAATCTTGGGCTCTTATCCGAACAACCTATTAAAACAGCAGAAGGACAAGAGGTCGTTCCTTTGAAGGTTGTGAAAGCCGTCTTACCTGACCCTGCTTCATTAGCACCAAACTACACAGGAAAAACGTGTATTGGAGATCTCATTAAAGGTGAAAAAGATGGTAAATCGAGAGAAGTTTTTATCTATAATGTAGCTGATCATAAACAAGCTTTTAATGAAACCGGTGCACAAGGTATTTCTTATACAGCTGGTGTACCAGCAGCCGTTGCATCCCTTCTTATTGCCACTGGTGAATGGGATGTTAAAACCATGGTCAATGTAGAAGAATTACCATCGCGCCCTTTCCTTAAACAACTTGAGCATATGGGGCTTTCAACTTGGATAAGAGAACAACAAGAAGAGATAAAATTACAGTTTTAA
- a CDS encoding BA14K family protein: MVGGFFIITTNIVNLMQNKNNVEAKVVVPQDVVQESNVPLIFTGRKELNGFKGYHNYRRGYRKYKDNWWYPEAAFVTLPHLNTKPPLLKALSETKKLPQQHIESCRARYRSYNKNDNSYQPFYGPRKQCLSRFFKG, from the coding sequence TTGGTTGGCGGTTTCTTCATTATAACAACCAATATTGTTAATTTAATGCAAAATAAGAATAATGTTGAAGCTAAAGTGGTTGTTCCTCAGGATGTTGTTCAAGAGAGTAATGTGCCTTTGATTTTTACAGGGCGTAAAGAACTTAATGGTTTTAAGGGGTATCATAATTATCGGCGCGGTTATCGTAAGTATAAAGACAATTGGTGGTATCCTGAAGCAGCTTTCGTTACATTACCACATCTAAACACAAAACCTCCATTATTAAAAGCTCTATCAGAGACAAAAAAGTTGCCTCAACAACATATTGAATCTTGTCGTGCGCGTTACCGCTCTTATAATAAAAATGATAACAGTTACCAACCTTTTTATGGACCTCGTAAGCAGTGTCTTTCGCGTTTTTTTAAAGGGTAA